The following is a genomic window from Tissierellales bacterium.
TGGGTTGACAATATACTGATGAGAATAACAGAGGTATTTATGTCTTTCCCATTTTTACCTTTGGCTATAACCATATCGGCTGTTGTAGGTACCAGTGTCAAGCCGGAACAGAGAATGTATATAGTTATGTTAATTATTGGGCTTTTAAGTTGGCCGGGATTAGCCAGAATGATTAGAGGGCAAATATTGTCATTAAGAGAGCAAGAGTTTGTGCAAGCAGCTCATGCACTAGGTATAAGGGATAGTAGAATCATCTGGAAGCATTTATTACCTAATACCTTTGGCTATATAATAGTAAGTGCAACTTTAGGAATGGCTAGCGCAATTTTAAGTGAAGCTGGTCTATCCTTCCTTGGTCTTGGGGTAACACCACCAGTGCCTACATGGGGGAATTTAGTTCAAAATGCTAGAAATATGTATATATTGAAAAATCGCCCATGGTTATGGATACCTCCTGGAGTATGTATATTCTTGGCGGTAATGAGTATTAACTTATTTGGTGATGGTTTACGGGATGCAATTGACCCTAAGTCTAAATAGATAGGAGGGATAGAAGAATGGGCAAATTGTTAGAAGTAGATAATTTAAAGACTTATTTCTTTACAGATGATGGAGTTGTAAAAGCAGTTGATGGAGTTAAGTTTTCCGTTGACGAAGGAGAAACTATAGGGATCGTAGGTGAATCTGGCTGTGGAAAAAGTATTACTTCTATGTCTATACTTCAATTAATAGATTATCCTGGCGAGACTGTTGAAGGAACAATTAATTTTCAAGGCAGGGATCTTTTGAAAGTATCTGACAAAGAAATGAGAAATATAAGAGGTAATGATATTTCAATGATATTCCAAGAACCTATGACTTCCTTAAACCCTGTTTTTAAAATAGGGCATCAAATATCTGAAGTTTTAATACTTCATCAAAAGATGACAAAATCACAGGCAAGAGAAAGAGCTATTGAAATGATTAAAATGGTAGGAATTCCCCGACCAGAAAAAATAGTGGATGAATATCCTCATCAACTTTCTGGGGGAATGAGACAAAGAATTATGATTGCAATGGCACTAGCTTGTCAGCCAAAACTTCTTATTGCTGACGAGCCAACGACTGCATTGGACGTAACTATTCAAGCCCAAATACTAGATTTAATGAATGGATTAAAAACTAGGTTAAATACGGCAATTATGCTTATTACTCACGATTTAGCAGTTGTTGCGGAGATGGCAGATCATGTGGTGGTAATGTATGCTGGGAAAATAGTAGAAGATGCTTCGGTTAATGAGCTATTTAAAAACCCAAGACATCCTTATACTATTGGACTTATGGGCTCTATGCCTTCTTTAGTGGATGAGGGAGAAAAATTAGCAAATGTTAAAGGGGCCGTACCAAATCCTTTATATTTACCAAAAGGATGTTATTTCCACCCAAGATGTAAATATGCAACAGAAGAATGTAAAAAAGGACAACCAAAGTTAAGGGAAGTTGCACCAGGTCATAAAGTTGCATGTTTTAGAGCCGAGGAGGTGACTAAAAAATGAGCGACGTAATACTCGAGGTAGAAAATTTAAAAAAATATTTTCCAGTTTACTCAGGTGTTTTTAGAAGAAAAGTAGGAGATGTAAAGGCTGTAGATGGAATTAATTTATTTATTCGAGAAGGTGAAACCTTAGGTCTAGTAGGAGAATCTGGATGTGGAAAAACAACTGCAGGAAGGACTATTTTAAACCTTTTAAAACCTACTGAGGGGGAAGTTAGATATAAAAGTCAAGATGTTTTTAATGCAACTAAAAGGGAAATGAAGGCTTTAAGAAGAGAGATGCAGATAGTATTTCAAGATCCTTATAGCTCATTAAATCCAAGAATGACTGTTTCAGAAATTGTAGGGGAATCTTTAGTGGAACATGGTTTGTACAAAA
Proteins encoded in this region:
- the opp4C gene encoding oligopeptide ABC transporter permease; this encodes MTEKNLEGKPEKKLKPKRRKDTSRNEGNKEGEIVTPWKLFVRQFKKKKVAVVGLVILVAMILISVFAPVIAKHGPNDIDVTKTNQPPTKEHKLGTDEFGRDYLARILHGGRVSMKVGLFAVILQVLIGSIIGGLAGYYGGWVDNILMRITEVFMSFPFLPLAITISAVVGTSVKPEQRMYIVMLIIGLLSWPGLARMIRGQILSLREQEFVQAAHALGIRDSRIIWKHLLPNTFGYIIVSATLGMASAILSEAGLSFLGLGVTPPVPTWGNLVQNARNMYILKNRPWLWIPPGVCIFLAVMSINLFGDGLRDAIDPKSK
- a CDS encoding ABC transporter ATP-binding protein, with the protein product MGKLLEVDNLKTYFFTDDGVVKAVDGVKFSVDEGETIGIVGESGCGKSITSMSILQLIDYPGETVEGTINFQGRDLLKVSDKEMRNIRGNDISMIFQEPMTSLNPVFKIGHQISEVLILHQKMTKSQARERAIEMIKMVGIPRPEKIVDEYPHQLSGGMRQRIMIAMALACQPKLLIADEPTTALDVTIQAQILDLMNGLKTRLNTAIMLITHDLAVVAEMADHVVVMYAGKIVEDASVNELFKNPRHPYTIGLMGSMPSLVDEGEKLANVKGAVPNPLYLPKGCYFHPRCKYATEECKKGQPKLREVAPGHKVACFRAEEVTKK